From Leptolyngbyaceae cyanobacterium:
GTAGTTTACCAATTGACCCTCTTTCCGCCAGCAAGTTACGGTCAATATCTGTCTGAAGATACAAGTTTTTTTCTCCATAAGCTGCATCACGATCGCTCGTTTTCCCTATTTGTAGTTTTTCTTGCTCAATAAATGCACCTATTCCGGGTCAATTAGTCGATCGCACTTTGATTGGTAATCCTCAATCTCTTGATTCGATCGGGCTTTCGAGTAGTTTACCCTACGGGAATGTGAAACGGATTATATTGACCGTGGCAACTCGAAGTCATAACGATTATGATTAAATAGTAGGTAGAGATAGCAACAGCCACGGGCTCGATCATGAGATTACTAGAGATTCCTTTATCCCAGATTCATCGTCCCCTAATCCGGGAAACCGATCCGAAAAAAGTACAGGCATTGATGGAATCGATTCGAGAAATTGGCCAACAAGAACCGATCGACGTATTAGAAGTAGACGGACAGTACTATGGCTTCTCCGGCTGTCACCGATTTGAAGCTTGCCAGCGGCTGGGACAACCAACTATTCGTTGCAAAGTCCGCAAAGCACCCCGTTCTGTATTGCGGATGCACCTAGCTTAAGGAAGAGAGCGGTAGAACGGAAGAATGAGAGAATGGATGGGATGAGGGGGTGAGTGGGAGATGAGTCAATTGTATGAATTCTAACTCCTAACTTCAGACTTCAGACTTCAGACTTCAGACTTTACTTGGAGAATATTATGCAAACTCAAGATAAAGCAAAACCGATCGATATTGGAATTGACGAACAAGCACGGCAAGAAATAGCCCAAGGACTATCTCGCCTGCTAGCAGATACTTACACCCTGTATCTGAAAACCCACTATTTTCACTGGAACGTCACTGGTCCGATGTTCACTTCCTTGCATTTGTTATTCGAGCAACAATATACTGAGCTAGCACTAGCTGTTGACGAAGTGGCAGAGCGGATCAGAGCATTGGGCGTATTTGCTCCCGGTTCTTACAGCCAATTTACTGAATTAGGCTCGATTTCAGAAACGAAGGATGTGCCAAGTGCTGAAGAAATGGTAAGCTTGCTGGTAGAAGGCAACGAAGCCGTAGCAAAAACCGCTCGTTCCGTCTTTCCAGCTGCGGAAAAGGGAGATGACCAATCAACGATCGATCTGGTAACCCAACGCCTGCGCGTACATGAAAAAAATGCTTGGATGTTACGTAGTATCATCCAAAAATAGTCAGAACTAGACTTTTCATCGCCACAAGAGGTAGCCTTTTACTATTCGATTTCATGTTTTGCCAGTTACCTCTTGTCGTGCAGCATCGATAGCAATGAACCAGTCTCCGCTTCAAGACTACACCCACCAGCTGCAACACTTGATGCAGCTAGTGGGTGTTTCCAGTTTTAAAGAACTCAGTCGTAAGGCAGGTATTTCGGAACGACAGCTGATGCGACTGCGGCGAGGAGAAATTATGCAAATGCAGCTAGAAAATCTGCTCAAACTTTGTGAAGCTTTGCAAATAACTCTCGATCGCTTATTGACTACTTTTTCTACTCGCGCGATCGCGACGAACGCTGAATCGGTAGAAAATTTGGCAACCTTAAAACAAGAGTACCAAAGACTGCAAGTAGAGATGGAGAAGCAACAAGAAGTTTTGGTGCAGCAATTTCAGCAAAGCAGTCTTCAGGTTTTAGAATCTTGGCTGCTACAATGGCCAACAGCTGCCCATGCTGCCCAACAAAATCCTCAGTTACCAGCAGTCAAATTGTTACCTTTGGTGCGATCGGTGGAAAATTTAGTGCAACAATGGGGAGTGGAAGCTCTAGCACCTGTTGGTGCTGAGTTACCTTACGACCCACACCTACATCAATTGATGGAGGGAACGGCGCAAGCAGGCGATCGCGTCAAGGTGCGCTACACTGGCTATCGCCAAGGCGATCGACTCCTCTACCGAGCGAAAGTCAGTCCGTTACAAGCAACAGAATAATGCTAAAAAAATGCTCCTCCGTGCTAAATTCAGATGCGTATTGCATTAGACTTAATGCTACTATCATTAAACCTACCCAAAAATATTCAATAATATACCGAAGTACGGCAATTAATCGTTATTCCGTGCTGTTGTTCTAAAAAGCGTACTAGTGTTCTAAATTATTTTAGGAATCATGGATCAGGCAATTAAAATTGTTCAACCAATCGGAATTTTAGACAGTACAAAAGGTAGCCAATTCCGCCAAGAAGTTAGCGACCTAGTAAATGAAGGAGCAAAAATAGTCTTAGTAGATTTCCAGGATATCACCTTTAT
This genomic window contains:
- a CDS encoding helix-turn-helix domain-containing protein — its product is MNQSPLQDYTHQLQHLMQLVGVSSFKELSRKAGISERQLMRLRRGEIMQMQLENLLKLCEALQITLDRLLTTFSTRAIATNAESVENLATLKQEYQRLQVEMEKQQEVLVQQFQQSSLQVLESWLLQWPTAAHAAQQNPQLPAVKLLPLVRSVENLVQQWGVEALAPVGAELPYDPHLHQLMEGTAQAGDRVKVRYTGYRQGDRLLYRAKVSPLQATE
- a CDS encoding Dps family protein, which translates into the protein MQTQDKAKPIDIGIDEQARQEIAQGLSRLLADTYTLYLKTHYFHWNVTGPMFTSLHLLFEQQYTELALAVDEVAERIRALGVFAPGSYSQFTELGSISETKDVPSAEEMVSLLVEGNEAVAKTARSVFPAAEKGDDQSTIDLVTQRLRVHEKNAWMLRSIIQK
- a CDS encoding sulfiredoxin, producing MRLLEIPLSQIHRPLIRETDPKKVQALMESIREIGQQEPIDVLEVDGQYYGFSGCHRFEACQRLGQPTIRCKVRKAPRSVLRMHLA